One region of Mycolicibacterium rhodesiae NBB3 genomic DNA includes:
- the nifJ gene encoding pyruvate:ferredoxin (flavodoxin) oxidoreductase, protein MTRATVDGNEATVSVAYRLNEVCCIYPITPSSPMAELADEWSSAQRTNVWGNVPTVVEMQSEAGAAGALHGSLQSGALATTFTSSQGLLLMIPNMYKIAGELTSAVINVAARSVAAQGLSIFGDHSDVMAVRQTGFALLGSASVQEAHDLALVAQAATLTTRIPFVHFFDGFRTSHEINTIETLTDDDLRALVPEELVHAHRGRALTPERPFIRGTAQNPDVYFQARETVNPFYARVPDVVESLMARLGERTGRTMHILDYEGHPAAEHVLVLMGSGAETVKQTVGALVERGERVGVVQVRLYRPFPTRAFLDALPTSVRTVGVLDRTKEPGSIGEPLYLDVVAALAEAHADGERPVMPRAIGGRYGLSSKEFTPAMVAGVFAELAREQPRRRFTIGIDDDVSGSSIEYDPSFGIESPDTVGAIFFGLGSDGTVSANKNTIKILGAHEGLHAQAYFVYDSKKSGSQTESHLRFGPHPIRAPYLVTAANFVGCHQFRFLDKVDVLDRAAPGATLLLNCRLRSAKVWDALPRRVQEQILDKRITLYTVDADRIAREAGLAGRINIVLQTCFFVISEVLPQEQAIARIKESVAKTYGNRGADVLSKELAAVDAAVAGLQRIEVPALVTSTRMPAPLVPESAPEFVRTVTAEMMAGRGNLLPVSALPVDGTYPSGTTAYEKRNISDLVAVWDPDSCIQCGNCAFVCPHSVIRSKFYDESQLTEAPEEFDSAPLDAVGLPNARFSLQVYAEDCTGCGLCVEACPVVIPGGAVTKAINLGPAEPRVDTERKNIEFFESLPTNDRSRVDFGTVRGTQFLEPLFEFSGACAGCGETPYLKLLSQLFGDRLMVANATGCSSIYGGSLPTTPWTTNAAGRGPAWSNSLFEDNAEFGLGLRLAGDAHVQLARRRLAELRDPLGADLVDAILAAPQQRESELAAQRERLGELKDRLRGLDPVSAADLLSVVDHLIRRSVWIVGGDGWAYDIGSGGLDHVLSTGRNVNVLVLDTEVYSNTGGQMSKATPLGAVAKFASAGKTVPLKDLALQAIAYGSVYVAKVAMGADPQQTLQAFREAEAYDGPSLIIAYSQCIAHGIDMRLGMDQQYRAVASGHWPLLRYNPVLRATGENPFLLDSHRPRIPLDDYRKRELRYRSLANAEPVEYERLLGMAEQMIAQRWNVYEEMASRGPQSFQPDARREH, encoded by the coding sequence ATGACCCGCGCAACGGTGGACGGTAACGAGGCAACCGTCTCGGTCGCCTACCGACTCAACGAAGTGTGCTGCATCTACCCGATCACGCCGTCGTCGCCGATGGCTGAACTCGCCGACGAATGGTCCAGCGCACAACGAACCAACGTATGGGGCAACGTCCCCACCGTGGTCGAAATGCAAAGCGAGGCAGGCGCCGCGGGCGCGCTGCACGGGTCGCTGCAGAGCGGTGCGTTGGCGACGACGTTCACCTCGTCCCAGGGCCTGCTCCTGATGATTCCGAACATGTACAAGATCGCCGGCGAACTGACCTCGGCCGTCATCAACGTGGCGGCCAGATCGGTCGCCGCGCAGGGCTTGTCGATCTTCGGTGACCACTCGGACGTGATGGCTGTGCGCCAGACGGGCTTCGCGTTGCTCGGGTCCGCCTCCGTGCAGGAGGCTCACGACCTCGCACTCGTCGCGCAGGCAGCCACGCTGACGACCCGGATACCGTTCGTGCACTTCTTCGACGGATTCCGAACTTCCCACGAGATCAACACCATTGAGACGCTGACCGACGATGACCTGCGGGCCTTGGTGCCCGAGGAACTGGTGCACGCGCATCGCGGACGGGCGTTGACCCCGGAACGGCCCTTCATCCGCGGAACCGCCCAGAATCCGGACGTCTACTTCCAGGCCCGCGAAACGGTCAACCCGTTTTACGCGCGGGTCCCAGATGTGGTCGAAAGCCTGATGGCCCGCCTCGGCGAGCGCACCGGCCGGACGATGCACATCCTCGACTACGAGGGACACCCCGCGGCGGAACACGTTCTGGTGCTGATGGGTTCGGGCGCCGAGACGGTCAAGCAGACCGTCGGCGCACTTGTCGAACGCGGCGAACGGGTCGGCGTGGTGCAGGTGCGGCTGTACCGGCCGTTCCCCACCCGAGCATTCTTGGACGCATTGCCGACGTCGGTGCGAACGGTCGGGGTGCTGGACCGCACCAAGGAACCCGGCTCGATCGGCGAACCCCTGTACCTGGACGTCGTCGCTGCGCTGGCTGAGGCACATGCCGACGGCGAGCGCCCGGTGATGCCGCGGGCGATCGGGGGACGCTATGGCCTGTCCTCCAAGGAATTCACCCCCGCCATGGTTGCCGGCGTGTTCGCCGAGCTCGCCCGCGAGCAACCGCGGCGGCGGTTCACCATCGGTATCGACGACGACGTCTCCGGGTCCAGCATCGAGTACGACCCGTCGTTCGGTATCGAGTCGCCGGATACCGTCGGCGCGATCTTCTTCGGGTTGGGTTCGGACGGCACCGTCAGCGCGAACAAGAACACCATCAAAATCCTCGGAGCCCACGAAGGTCTGCACGCGCAGGCCTACTTCGTCTACGACTCCAAGAAGTCAGGATCGCAGACCGAATCGCACCTGCGCTTCGGACCGCACCCCATCCGCGCCCCCTACCTGGTGACCGCAGCCAATTTCGTCGGGTGCCATCAGTTCCGCTTCCTCGACAAGGTCGATGTGCTGGATCGGGCCGCCCCCGGCGCGACGCTGCTGCTCAACTGCAGGCTGCGTTCAGCAAAGGTCTGGGACGCGCTGCCGCGGCGAGTACAGGAACAGATCCTGGACAAGCGGATCACGCTCTACACCGTCGACGCCGACCGCATCGCGCGCGAGGCAGGGCTGGCCGGCCGCATCAACATCGTCCTTCAGACCTGTTTCTTCGTGATCTCGGAGGTGCTGCCGCAAGAGCAGGCCATCGCGAGGATCAAGGAATCGGTAGCGAAGACGTACGGCAACCGCGGCGCCGACGTGCTGAGCAAGGAGCTGGCAGCGGTGGACGCCGCCGTGGCCGGGTTGCAGCGGATCGAGGTACCTGCCCTCGTCACCTCCACCCGCATGCCGGCGCCACTCGTGCCCGAGTCGGCACCGGAGTTCGTCCGCACCGTGACCGCGGAGATGATGGCCGGCCGCGGAAACCTACTGCCGGTCAGCGCACTTCCGGTGGACGGCACCTACCCCAGCGGCACGACGGCCTACGAGAAGCGCAATATCTCCGACCTGGTGGCGGTGTGGGATCCGGACAGCTGCATCCAGTGCGGCAACTGCGCGTTCGTCTGCCCGCACAGTGTGATCCGGTCCAAGTTCTATGACGAATCACAACTGACCGAGGCGCCTGAGGAGTTCGACTCCGCGCCGCTGGATGCGGTCGGCCTGCCCAACGCCAGGTTCTCGCTGCAGGTGTACGCCGAGGACTGTACGGGCTGCGGCTTGTGTGTCGAGGCCTGCCCGGTCGTCATTCCCGGCGGCGCCGTCACCAAGGCGATCAACCTCGGTCCCGCCGAGCCGCGAGTGGACACCGAGCGCAAGAACATCGAGTTCTTCGAATCGCTGCCGACCAACGACCGCTCGCGTGTGGACTTCGGCACAGTTCGTGGAACCCAGTTCCTCGAGCCGCTTTTCGAGTTCTCAGGTGCATGCGCTGGTTGCGGCGAGACTCCGTACCTCAAACTGCTCTCCCAGCTGTTCGGAGACCGGCTCATGGTCGCCAACGCGACCGGCTGCTCGTCCATCTACGGCGGCAGCCTGCCCACCACTCCCTGGACCACCAACGCCGCAGGCCGAGGCCCGGCCTGGTCGAACTCACTATTCGAGGACAACGCGGAGTTCGGGCTCGGACTGCGGTTGGCCGGCGACGCACATGTCCAGCTGGCCCGGCGACGGCTGGCCGAACTGCGTGACCCGCTAGGTGCCGATCTCGTCGACGCCATTTTGGCGGCACCACAGCAGCGGGAGTCGGAGTTGGCGGCACAGCGGGAGCGGCTGGGCGAGCTGAAGGACCGACTTCGCGGTCTCGATCCCGTCAGCGCCGCTGACCTGCTCAGCGTGGTGGATCACCTGATCCGGCGCAGCGTGTGGATCGTCGGCGGCGACGGCTGGGCGTACGACATCGGGTCCGGGGGACTCGACCACGTGTTGTCGACCGGGCGCAACGTCAACGTGTTGGTGCTCGACACCGAGGTCTACTCCAACACCGGTGGCCAGATGTCCAAGGCGACGCCACTGGGCGCGGTTGCCAAGTTTGCTTCCGCGGGTAAGACGGTTCCGTTGAAAGATCTCGCACTGCAGGCGATCGCTTACGGAAGCGTCTACGTCGCGAAGGTCGCGATGGGTGCCGATCCGCAGCAGACGCTGCAGGCCTTCCGCGAAGCCGAGGCGTACGACGGGCCGTCGCTGATAATCGCCTACAGCCAGTGCATCGCGCATGGCATCGACATGCGTCTCGGGATGGATCAGCAGTACCGTGCCGTCGCCAGTGGGCACTGGCCGCTCCTGCGCTACAACCCGGTGTTGCGTGCCACCGGAGAAAATCCGTTCCTGCTCGATTCGCACCGACCGCGGATCCCGCTCGACGACTACCGCAAGCGGGAACTGCGGTACCGCTCACTCGCCAACGCCGAACCGGTCGAATACGAGCGGCTGCTGGGGATGGCCGAGCAGATGATCGCGCAGCGCTGGAATGTCTACGAGGAGATGGCATCCCGTGGTCCCCAAAGCTTCCAACCCGATGCACGGAGGGAACACTGA
- a CDS encoding dihydroorotate dehydrogenase-like protein — MDLRTRYLGLDLRNPLVASASPLSNTVDGVQRLADAGVGAVVLYSLFEEQLRREAEQNARLAAAGTDSFAESLSYFPHTADADHGTRRYLSLLERAAAAVSVPVIGSINGSTPGSWAGYARSMQDSGAAAIELNIYYLPGDSHVSGRDVEQRHLDILGRVKEAVTVPVAVKLSPYFSATAEMARRLDLAGADGLVLFNRFLQPDIDAETLAVAPGTSLSRAGEARLPMTWIALLHGRIDASLAATTGVEGSKELIKYLLVGADVVMTASALLRHGPDYAAVMLDGLSRWMGRKEYTAVDDFRGLLAVPIGSDEVARERGDYVSALRRANSADFGPW; from the coding sequence ATGGATTTGAGGACCCGCTACCTGGGCTTGGATTTGCGTAACCCGCTGGTCGCGTCGGCGTCTCCGTTGTCCAACACCGTCGACGGTGTCCAGCGCCTCGCTGACGCCGGAGTCGGTGCGGTGGTGCTCTATTCGCTGTTCGAGGAGCAACTACGACGGGAAGCCGAGCAGAATGCGCGACTGGCCGCCGCAGGCACGGACAGCTTCGCGGAGTCGCTGTCGTACTTCCCGCACACCGCCGACGCGGACCATGGAACGCGCCGATATCTGAGCCTGCTCGAACGCGCGGCAGCAGCCGTCTCGGTTCCGGTGATCGGCAGCATCAACGGCAGCACGCCAGGCAGTTGGGCAGGCTACGCCCGATCGATGCAGGATTCCGGGGCTGCCGCCATCGAGCTGAACATCTATTACCTGCCGGGCGATTCGCACGTCTCCGGCCGCGACGTCGAACAACGACACCTCGACATCCTTGGGCGGGTCAAGGAAGCGGTGACCGTGCCGGTCGCAGTGAAGCTCAGCCCGTACTTCAGCGCGACCGCCGAGATGGCCCGGCGCCTGGACCTGGCCGGCGCCGACGGCCTTGTGCTGTTCAACCGATTCCTGCAGCCTGACATCGACGCCGAGACCCTGGCCGTCGCGCCGGGGACGTCCTTGTCGCGGGCGGGCGAGGCGCGCTTGCCGATGACGTGGATTGCCTTGCTGCACGGTCGGATCGACGCGTCGCTCGCCGCGACTACCGGCGTCGAGGGTTCGAAGGAGCTGATCAAATACCTCTTGGTCGGGGCGGATGTGGTGATGACCGCGTCAGCACTTCTGCGCCACGGTCCCGACTACGCCGCCGTGATGCTCGACGGGTTGTCCCGCTGGATGGGACGCAAGGAGTACACCGCGGTGGACGACTTCCGCGGCCTGTTGGCCGTCCCTATCGGTTCCGACGAAGTCGCGCGCGAACGCGGCGACTACGTCAGCGCGCTGCGGCGCGCCAACAGTGCCGACTTCGGGCCGTGGTGA
- a CDS encoding wax ester/triacylglycerol synthase domain-containing protein, with product MADFLRNTDAFMWSMESDPRLRSTIVSVVLLDRTPNWEQLVERFDLLSRTMPIFRQRVAPSTVPAPPRWTLDTDFDLAFHLRRVTAPQPATMDTVLDMARVAAMADFDRARPLWEVTLIDGLADGGAAVLCKLHHALTDGIGAVQIAMTLYDRTEEGDDGRRPMPSVPIPTAPGLLSGVRDVISYDTGLAAAVLAAPLKAAPALVVNGIRRPVQTLSAVGSTMASIYRTVRPIGRPGSPIMCDRSKVRRLAALNVSTTALHRAGAVAGGSLNDAFIAAITGGLRRYHEKHGAVVGDLSVSMPISLRTDGDPVGGNRATLMRFDVPAAVADPAQRISSIHDRTNKMRSEKSLSYTQSIAGVLNLMPRWYIGSVLRNVDFVASDVPGIPIPVFLAGAAVRMQYAFAPTIGAALNVTLLSYVDTCAIGINMDSNAIPDPEVLYDCLVAGFDEVLALAN from the coding sequence ATGGCCGACTTCCTGCGCAACACCGATGCGTTCATGTGGTCGATGGAAAGCGATCCTCGGCTGCGGTCGACCATCGTTTCCGTCGTGCTGCTCGACCGGACACCGAATTGGGAGCAGTTGGTCGAGCGATTCGATCTACTCAGCCGGACGATGCCCATATTCCGGCAGCGTGTGGCACCGTCGACCGTCCCTGCGCCGCCGCGGTGGACGCTCGATACCGACTTCGATCTCGCATTCCATCTCCGGCGCGTGACTGCGCCGCAACCGGCCACCATGGACACCGTGCTGGACATGGCGCGGGTCGCCGCGATGGCCGACTTCGACCGGGCGCGTCCCCTTTGGGAAGTCACGTTGATCGACGGGCTGGCTGACGGCGGTGCCGCGGTGCTGTGCAAGCTGCATCACGCGCTGACCGACGGTATCGGAGCAGTCCAAATCGCGATGACGCTGTACGACCGCACGGAAGAAGGCGATGACGGTCGCCGTCCCATGCCAAGCGTGCCGATACCCACCGCTCCCGGACTGCTGAGCGGCGTCCGTGACGTCATTTCCTACGACACCGGATTGGCCGCGGCGGTCCTGGCCGCTCCGTTGAAGGCCGCCCCCGCGCTGGTCGTCAACGGTATTCGCCGTCCCGTGCAGACGCTCTCAGCCGTCGGCTCCACAATGGCGTCCATCTATCGGACGGTTCGCCCGATCGGCCGGCCCGGATCGCCGATCATGTGTGATCGCAGCAAGGTTCGTCGACTCGCGGCGTTGAACGTGTCCACAACAGCCCTACATCGGGCCGGCGCCGTTGCCGGTGGATCATTGAATGACGCTTTCATCGCCGCGATCACCGGTGGGCTGCGGCGTTACCACGAAAAGCATGGCGCGGTCGTCGGCGATCTGTCGGTGTCGATGCCGATCAGCCTGCGCACCGACGGCGATCCGGTCGGCGGAAACCGGGCAACGCTGATGCGATTCGACGTGCCCGCTGCAGTCGCCGATCCGGCGCAGCGAATCAGCAGCATCCACGATCGCACCAACAAGATGCGCAGCGAGAAGTCGCTCTCCTACACGCAGTCCATCGCCGGGGTTCTCAATCTGATGCCGCGCTGGTACATCGGATCGGTGTTGAGGAACGTCGACTTCGTGGCCAGCGACGTGCCCGGCATTCCGATACCTGTCTTCCTCGCAGGTGCCGCCGTGCGGATGCAATATGCGTTCGCACCCACTATCGGGGCGGCGTTGAACGTCACGCTCTTGTCGTACGTCGACACCTGCGCGATCGGGATCAACATGGACAGCAACGCCATTCCGGACCCCGAGGTTCTCTACGACTGTCTCGTCGCCGGCTTCGACGAAGTGCTCGCGCTCGCGAACTAA
- a CDS encoding universal stress protein, whose amino-acid sequence MSSIAPPEIVVGVDGSPAAKVAVDWAARDAARRGASLALVHVVNSVLGSLSQTPLPTGIGNWQKERAHQAVDDAIGVVAAVQRETGPLEARTEIYYSAAVPTLVDMSKGAGMVVVGSRRHGAIGSLLGSVSAGVVQHAHCPVAVIHDEDPLMPHPAQAPVLVGIDGSPASELATAIAFEEASLRRVDLIALHAWTEFGVGDFLGMNWLEMKSSEDAALAQRLAGWQENYPDVQVRRLVICDHPARVLVEHSEEAQLVVVGSHGRGGFAGMLLGSVSAAVVQSARMPVIVARQP is encoded by the coding sequence ATGTCTTCGATTGCTCCCCCGGAAATTGTGGTAGGCGTCGACGGGTCACCCGCGGCGAAGGTTGCCGTCGATTGGGCCGCACGCGACGCTGCGCGACGCGGTGCATCGCTCGCCCTGGTCCACGTGGTCAACAGTGTTCTCGGCTCGTTGTCTCAAACGCCCCTGCCGACCGGCATCGGTAACTGGCAAAAGGAGCGGGCCCACCAAGCCGTTGACGATGCGATAGGTGTTGTTGCAGCAGTACAGAGGGAGACCGGGCCGCTGGAAGCCCGAACCGAAATCTACTACTCCGCCGCCGTTCCCACTCTCGTAGACATGTCGAAGGGGGCCGGCATGGTCGTGGTGGGTAGTCGCCGCCACGGCGCGATCGGCAGCCTGCTCGGGTCGGTGAGCGCCGGCGTCGTCCAGCACGCACACTGTCCGGTGGCGGTCATTCACGACGAAGACCCGTTGATGCCGCATCCGGCACAGGCGCCGGTCCTGGTCGGGATCGACGGCTCCCCCGCGTCCGAGTTGGCCACTGCGATCGCCTTCGAGGAGGCGTCCCTCCGGCGCGTCGACCTCATCGCCCTGCACGCATGGACCGAATTCGGGGTTGGCGACTTTCTGGGCATGAACTGGCTGGAGATGAAGTCCTCGGAGGACGCAGCGCTGGCGCAGCGACTTGCGGGGTGGCAGGAGAACTACCCGGACGTGCAAGTCCGACGCCTCGTCATCTGCGATCACCCCGCTCGCGTGCTCGTCGAGCACTCCGAGGAGGCGCAGCTGGTCGTCGTCGGAAGCCACGGCCGTGGAGGATTCGCCGGCATGCTGCTCGGCTCGGTCAGTGCGGCGGTGGTTCAGTCAGCGCGCATGCCGGTGATCGTCGCACGCCAGCCATAA